The following coding sequences are from one Eptesicus fuscus isolate TK198812 chromosome 7, DD_ASM_mEF_20220401, whole genome shotgun sequence window:
- the NEDD1 gene encoding protein NEDD1: protein MQENLRFASSGDDIKIWDASSMTLVDKFNPHTSPHGISSLCWSSNNNFLVTASSSGDKIVVSSCKCKPVPLLELGEGQKQTCVSLNSTSMYLVSGGLNNTVNIWDLKAKRVHRSLKDHKDEVTCVTYNWNDCYIASGSLSGEIILHSVTTNISTTPFGHGSSQPVRHLKYSLFKKSLLGSVSDNGVVTLWDVNSQSPHHNFDSTHKAPASGICFSPVNELLFVTIGLDKRIILYDTSSKKLVKTLVADTPLTAVDFMPDGATLAIGSSRGKIYQYDLRMLKSPVKTISAHKTSVQCIVFQYSTALSKSGLNKDPSSKASAVNKRTVPVSATSGGAQSSGTVREATAPATALPQPMTTAVGKGTVAPQDKAGLSRSVNTDILSKEVDSGKIQDFSSLDDTRASSLGDMFSPIRDDVVVNKGGDESVGKGDGLDFLTQLNSVFPPRKNQGASGTSVLHSSPFNVFMGSPGKEENEHHDPTAEPKKTYPGKQEPKDSFKQFAKLISGADTGSLNTSPSSNQTRSPEKCEKPEKEKEARLLYEPTVNGSSAPNPKLASSVTAGVASSLSEKIADTIGSNRPNAPLTSVQIRFIQNMIQETLDDFREACHRDIVNLQVEMIKQFHMQLNEMHSLLERYSVNEGLVAEIERLREENKRLRAHF from the exons ATGCAGGAAAATCTCAGATTTGCTTCATCCGGAGATGATATTAAAATATGGGATGCTTCATCCATGACATTGGTGGATAAATTCAACCCACACACATCACCACATGGAATCAGCTCATTATGTTGGAGCAGCAATA ATAACTTTCTAGTGACAGCATCTTCCAGTGGCGACAAAATTGTTGTTTCAAGTTGCAAATGTAAACCTGTTCCACTTTTAGAGCTTGGTGAAGGG caAAAGCAGACATGTGTCAGTTTAAATTCCACATCTATGTATTTGGTAAGCGGAGGCCTGAATAACACTGTTAATATTTGggatttaaaagcaaaaagagtTCATCGATCTCTTAAG gatcATAAAGATGAAGTAACTTGTGTAACATATAATTGGAATGATTGCTACATTGCTTCTGGATCTCTCAGTGGTGAAATTATTTTGCACAGTGTAACCACTAATATATCTACTACTCCTTTTGGTCATGGTAGTAGCCAG ccTGTTCGGCACTTGAAGTACTCCTTATTTAAGAAATCGCTGCTGGGCAGTGTTTCGGATAACGGAGTAGTAACTCTCTGGGATGTGAATAGTCAGAGTCCTCACCATAACTTTGACAGTACTCATAAAGCTCCAGCTTCAGGCATCTGCTTTTCTCCTGTCAATGAATTGTTGTTTGTAACCATAGGCTTGGATAAGAGAATCATTCTCTATGACACTTCAAGTAAGAA GCTAGTGAAGACTTTAGTGGCTGACACTCCTCTAACTGCAGTAGATTTCATGCCTGATGGTGCCACTTTGGCTATTGGATCCTCCCGTGGGAAAATATATCAGTATGATTTAAGGATGTTGAAATCACCAGTTAAAACCATCAGTGCTCATAAGACATCTGTGCAATGTATAGTATTTCAGTACTCCACTGCTCTTTCTAAG TCAGGTTTAAATAAAGACCCTTCAAGTAAGGCCTCAGCTGTGAACAAACGGACTGTTCCTGTGAGTGCTACTAGTGGGGGAGCTCAGAGTTCTGGAACTGTCAGAGAAGCCACTGCCCCTGCCACGGCGCTGCCACAGCCCATGACAACAGCCGTGGGGAAAGGCACAGTTGCTCCCCAAGACAAAGCAG GTTTGTCTCGAAGCGTCAATACAGATATTTTATCTAAGGAAGTAGACAGTGGAAAAATTCAGGATTTCTCCAGTCTTGATGATACTAGAGCAAGTAGTTTGGGGGACATGTTCTCACCTATCAGAGATG ATGTTGTGGTTAACAAGGGAGGTGATGAGTCCGTAGGCAAAGGAGATG GCCTTGACTTTTTAACACAATTGAACTCAGTGTTTCCTCCAAGAAAAAATCAAGGAGCCTCAGGCACTTCAGTATTACATTCTAGTCCCTTTAATGTCTTTATGGGATCTcctgggaaagaagaaaatgaacatcATGATCCGACAGCTGAACCTAAGAAAACGTATCCGGGAAAACAGGAACCTAAAGACTCCTTCAAACAG tttGCAAAGTTGATCTCTGGTGCTGATACTGGAAGTCTAAATACCTCTCCATCATCTAACCAAACAAGAAGTCCTGAGAAATGTGAAAagcctgaaaaagaaaaggaagcccgGTTACTATATGAACCCACAGTCAATGGATCCTCAGCTCCAA atcCAAAGTTAGCATCTTCTGTCACTGCTGGAGTTGCCAGTTCACTGTCGGAAAAAATAGCTGATACCATTGGAAGTAATCGGCCAAATGCACCATTGACATCCGTTCAAATCCGTTTTATTCAGAACATGATACAGGAAACATTGGATGACTTCAG AGAAGCATGTCATAGGGATATTGTGAATTTGCAAGTGGAGATGATTAAACAGTTTCATATGCAATTG AATGAAATGCACTCTTTATTGGAAAGATACTCAGTAAATGAAGGTTTAGTGGCTGAAATTGAAAGACTacgagaagaaaacaaaagactgCGAGCCCACTTTTGA